TTGCGGCGGTGGTTTTGCTAATTTACAAGATTTAAGAAAATTAGGTTTTGTAGTGTTTTTAGACCTTAGTTTTTACAAAATCGCAACAAGGCTTAAAAACGATACTAAACGCCCATTATTTGATGAAAAGGCGAAATTGCTTTATGATAAAAGAATGCCACTTTATAATAACGCTTGTGATATAAAAGTAAATATTTTAAATCTAAAAGCAAGAGAACTTGCTAAGATTTTAGAATTTTTCTTAGGCACTAATATCACAAATGATGTTAGAAAAGCCTTTATAAAACCTAGCCTAAATAGAAAAATAAATCGTAAAATTAAACCTATAAAAACTGATAAGTTTAAATTAAACCCAATAAGAGCTAATTAACTTAGCTCTTATTATTGCTTCCCCATTTACACATCATATTAAGAATTGGTATTAATGATTTTCCTTTATTGCTTAGACTATATTCAACCTTAGGTGGGATTTGCGGATATTCGGTGCGTATTATTAAATCATCTTGCTCTAATTCTTTTAATGCCTTTGTTAAACTCTTAAAAGAAATTCCAATAAGCATTCTTTTAAGCTCATTATATCTTATAATCTCA
This is a stretch of genomic DNA from Campylobacter sp. RM12651. It encodes these proteins:
- a CDS encoding shikimate kinase; the encoded protein is MKNIVLIGFMGCGKSTTARRLSKIIKKEVVDTDSIIKQRTGLEIKEIFERYGEEYFRNLEKELRDELATKSDLIISCGGGFANLQDLRKLGFVVFLDLSFYKIATRLKNDTKRPLFDEKAKLLYDKRMPLYNNACDIKVNILNLKARELAKILEFFLGTNITNDVRKAFIKPSLNRKINRKIKPIKTDKFKLNPIRAN
- a CDS encoding helix-turn-helix domain-containing protein; this encodes MKRKNDYNKCGIYYTLNLISGKYKMSILYLLSINEIIRYNELKRMLIGISFKSLTKALKELEQDDLIIRTEYPQIPPKVEYSLSNKGKSLIPILNMMCKWGSNNKS